The window CTCGAGCTGGAGCGTAGCCGAGAGGAAGCGCTTTGCTGTGGTGCCGGTGGTGGATTGATGTGGATGGAGGAGCATGAGGGAACACGAGTCAATATTGCCCGGACAGAAATGGCGCTTGCCACCAATCCAACGGTTATCGGTAGCAACTGTCCGTACTGCTTAACCATGCTAACCGACGGTACAAAGGCGAAGGAAGTCGAGGAGCAGGTGCAAACATTGGATATAGTTGAAATTATTGAACGCTCATTGTAAGCGGCAAAAGGCCAGTCACGAACCGGTATAAACGGAATCGTGACTGGCTTTTTTGATTGAACTGCAGGGTATTGTTGTGTTTTTATTGCCCTTGAAAAAAACATGAATATCAAAATCGAGAATAGGATAGATAGTAATGAGAACAAAAGCATTATTGGAATGGAGGATTGTATGATACAAATATCGGGTGTTCCGTTTCAGCTGCCTGGAGCGTGGCAGCTTGGAACGGTGGAAAAAACCATTATTCAACAGATGCAGAATGCTCCCGTTCATTACTCTTATTATTCCGTGAATGAATTTCTGTTTGAGCTCAAGGTGCGAAAAAATATTATTAAAAGTGCAAAGGAAATGAATCAAGGGAAAGCGGTCTTTACAACTTTTGAAACGGCCAAATGCAATCCAAAATACTGGCAATTAACACCAGCAGGCGGATTCCTGATAAGACCCCATGTAAGACCCGCATCTGCGATTTTGGATATCTATCGAAACAGCGAACTATATGCCTTTGAATGTGCAACCGCCATTCCTATCATCTATTACCATGCCATATTGAATAGTATTGGCAGCCAGTTATTTAATGCTTTGTTTCAACATCTCTATTTATACAGCTGGCATACCGATTCTGACCTTGGAATTGTCACGTTTCATACCGATTATGTTATTCCTGGTGATGTGGTTTATTTTAATAATCCTGATTATGACCGAAGTACGCCACAATTTAGAGGTGTGAATGCGGTTGTTCTTGACGATGGAACTTACTTTGGACATGGATTTAACATAAGACCAGCTAAAGAAATCATTGAAATTCTAAATGAAATGCGAAAGCCTGGTAGTCAGAGACCTGCATATTTAACCAAACTTGTGACAAGACCTTCGTTTAAGTATTTATATAGAGTCTCAAACTGGTACAGAAGTGA of the Bacillus tuaregi genome contains:
- a CDS encoding protein-glutamine gamma-glutamyltransferase, with the protein product MIQISGVPFQLPGAWQLGTVEKTIIQQMQNAPVHYSYYSVNEFLFELKVRKNIIKSAKEMNQGKAVFTTFETAKCNPKYWQLTPAGGFLIRPHVRPASAILDIYRNSELYAFECATAIPIIYYHAILNSIGSQLFNALFQHLYLYSWHTDSDLGIVTFHTDYVIPGDVVYFNNPDYDRSTPQFRGVNAVVLDDGTYFGHGFNIRPAKEIIEILNEMRKPGSQRPAYLTKLVTRPSFKYLYRVSNWYRSDRAYKIQRPIVHHNKSSASYVHHLYYLI